The following proteins are encoded in a genomic region of Stigmatopora nigra isolate UIUO_SnigA chromosome 3, RoL_Snig_1.1, whole genome shotgun sequence:
- the rbm26 gene encoding RNA-binding protein 26 isoform X4, translated as MIIENLEIFKTWLSDTLEPICDADPSALAKYVVALVKKDKTEKELKALCIDQLDVFLQKETQQFVDKLFEAIDNKSYMPATEPIPSLIKVEKDEPKKEEPTREEERDKKVSRRVNNSPPSGSRYSRDGRRVDDRKRDERSRKRDYDRNPSRRDSYRDRYNRRRGRSRSYSRSRSRSWSKDRTRDRDRDRDRDRDRDRERERDRARSGSPNHSRTRSRSRSRDRDPGKLKHDHDRVDRLEGADGFNPTILVSTATTTHFAVPSLSSTITVIAPTHHHSNNTTESWSDFHPEHSVDRGPFRGPPPQPRKRCRDYDEKGFCMRGDMCPFDHGCDPVVVEDVGLPNILPFQPPPIPGVDGPPPPGLPPPPLMNPSTVNLGPPVPPPGTLPPSLPPIAGPPPPLPPLQPSGMDAPPNSITSAVPTIVTSGIRSSVPQIPTPLFPSGTYESDVYNPEAPSITNNSRPMYRRVNAQRPNLIGLTMGDMDQPHKDKVPNNSMRIVMDSSLRKRPAGPHGSHDGGILHKKPWFDRSNYNKPNHLGYHRRGPFNSPNTKLLVRQIPSELNNISKLNDHFSKFGTIVNLQVAYQNDAETALIQFASPDEAKRAIQNTEAVLNNRFIRVHWFRENGGDGAVQGMTHHMQQLQSQPAMPSATSLKQSVKDRLGPLLTTNAEPSQDSSVASQNPTKVSVKDRLGFSAKPATPVEKVFSTLGGLSKTVYNPAALKAVQKATDDSLKKKQEALRLQQDVRKKKQEILEKHIETQKLLISKLEKNKTMKAEDKAKIMETLGILTKSITKLQEEIKGISNRSTNLLNTVKSRAQAQKELLDTELDLYKKTQAGEDTALLKLKYTQLQIEAAKRGLLSTSRGRGISSRGRGATRARGRGARGRGRSAPMHAVVDHRPRALDISGFTETERVDLLPHFAQFGEIEDCKIDENSSRAIITYRTRAEAEQAALRGVKLNGHNLRLAWHKPLKTLNAVDANDVEPEEDEYPEESLSDDALLQDDDEEEDDNEPRSWRR; from the exons ATGATCATAGAAAATCTGGAGATTTTTAAAACATGGCTGTCTGACACGCTCGAGCCCAT CTGCGATGCTGACCCTTCAGCACTCGCCAAGTATGTTGTTGCCCTggtgaaaaaagacaaaactgaAAAAGAACTGAAAGCTTTATGCATTGATCAGTTGGACGTGTTTCTGCAGAAAG AGACCCAGCAATTTGTCGACAAGCTGTTTGAAGCCATAGACAACAAAAGTTACATGCCGGCGACGGAACCTATACCTTCCTTGATCAAAGTTGAAAAAGATGAGCCGAAAAAAGAAGAG ccaaCTCGAGAAGAAGAACGTGACAAAAAGGTTTCCCGAAGAGTAAATAACAGTCCTCCATCGGGTTCCCGTTACAGTAGAGATGGCAG GAGAGTAGATGATCGCAAGAGAGATGAACGTTCCAGGAAAAGAGATTATGACCGCAACCCATCCAGAAGGGACTCGTATCGTGATCGCTACAATCGAAGGAGGGGTCGCAGTCGTAGTTACAGTCGCAGCCGCAGTCGGAGTTGGAGCAAGGATCGTACTCGGGATCGAGATAGAGATCGTGACCGAGATCGCGaccgagacagagagagagaacggGACCGAGCACGGAGCGGGAGCCCCAATCACAGCAGGACTCGTTCAAGAAGCCGGAGTAGAG ACCGGGATCCTGGAAAGTTGAAGCATGATCACGATCGTGTGGACAGGTTGGAAGGAGCCGATGGCTTTAACCCGACTATTCTGGTTTCCACTGCGACAACCACCCACTTTGCTGTGCCATCGCTGAGCAGCACCATCACGGTCATTGCGCCCACGCATCATCACAGCAACAACACGACTGAAAGCTGGTCAGATTTCCACCCAGAGCACTCTGTGGATCGAGGCCCCTTCAGGGGCCCACCTCCTCAGCCAAGGAAACGCTGCCGTGACTATGATG AGAAAGGCTTCTGCATGAGGGGAGACATGTGCCCATTTGACCATGGATGTGACCCAGTGGTGGTGGAGGATGTCGGTCTGCCCAATATACTGCCCTTTCAACCCCCACCCATCCCAGGTGTGGATGGCCCTCCGCCCCCAGGCCTTCCACCTCCACCGCTAATGAACCCTTCAACTGTCAATCTGGGGCCTCCTGTGCCCCCACCAGGAACTCTCCCGCCAAGCCTTCCACCAATTGCAG gaccaccaccacctcttccTCCACTACAGCCATCTGGAATGGATGCCCCTCCAAACTCCATTACGAGTGCCGTTCCCACTATTGTGACCTCTGGCATACGTTCTTCAGTACCCCAAATACCGACACCACTCTTCCCTTCAG GTACCTATGAGAGTGATGTGTACAACCCTGAGGCCCCGAGTATCACTAATAATTCAAGGCCAATGTACCGCCGGGTCAATGCCCAGAGGCCCAACCTCATTGGCCTCACGATGGGGGATATGGACCAGCCACATAAAG ACAAGGTTCCAAACAACAGTATGAGAATTGTCATGGACTCTAGTCTGAGGAAGCGACCTGCTGGTCCACATGGTTCACATGATGGAGGCATTCTCCACAAGAAGCCTTGGTTTGACAG ATCTAATTATAATAAGCCTAACCACCTGGGCTATCATAGAAGAGGTCCCTTCAACTCTCCTAACACTAAGCTGCTGGTTCGGCAGATTCCTTCTGAACTCAATAACATCAGCAAACTCAACGATCATTTCAGCAAATTTGGAACAATTGTCAATCTGCAG gtggCCTACCAGAATGACGCCGAGACTGCACTGATTCAGTTTGCATCCCCAGATGAGGCCAAGAGAGCCATACAAAACACAGAGGCTGTCCTCAACAACCGCTTTATCCGAGTTCATTGGTTCCGGGAGAATGGGGGTGATGGAGCAGTGCAGGGAATGACTCACCACATGCAGCAGTTGCAATCACAGCCAGCTAtg CCCTCAGCGACGTCGCTTAAGCAGTCTGTCAAAGATCGCCTCGGGCCTCTTCTCACTACAAACGCTGAGCCTTCTCAGGACTCCAGCGTAGCTTCTcag AACCCTACAAAAGTCTCAGTGAAGGATCGTTTGGGTTTCTCTGCCAAACCTGCTACACCTGTTGAGAAG GTGTTTTCAACTTTGGGGGGCCTCTCAAAGACGGTATACAATCCTGCAGCCTTAAAAGCAGTCCAGAAAGCCACAGATGACTCtctgaaaaagaaacaa GAAGCTCTAAGGCTACAACAGGATGTACGAAAGAAGAAACAAGAAATACTTGAGAAGCACATTGAAACACAAAAG CTCCTGATCTCCAAACTTGAGAAGAACAAAACAATGAAAGCAGAGGATAAGGCCAAAATCATGGAAACCTTGGGCATTTTAACCAAAAGCATCACCAAACTACAAGAAGAGATTAAGGGCATCTCAAACCGTAGCACCAATCTGCTGAACACAGTCAAGAGCAGGGCCCAA GCTCAGAAGGAACTTCTTGATACTGAGTTAGATCTGTACAAGAAGACGCAAGCCGGAGAGGACACTGCTTTGTTGAAGCTTAAGTACACGCAGCTGCAGATTGAG GCTGCTAAAAGGGGACTCTTGTCCACAAGCCGTGGTCGTGGCATCTCTTCCCGAGGACGTGGTGCAACCAGGGCCCGTGGGAGAGGTGCCAGAGGCCGGGGAAGAAGCGCTCCAATGCATGCAGTAGTGGATCATCGTCCTCGAGCGCTGGATATTTCGGGTTTCACCGAGACGGAGCGGGTGGACCTGCTGCCGCATTTTGCT CAATTTGGAGAAATAGAAGATTGCAAGATTGATGAAAACAGCTCGCGTGCAATCATCACCTACAGGACAAGAGCTGAGGCCGAGCAG GCAGCCCTCCGTGGCGTCAAGTTGAACGGTCATAATTTACGGCTGGCCTGGCATAAGCCTCTCAAGACTCTTAATGCTGTTGATGCGAATGATGTCGAGCCAGAAGAGGATGAG TACCCCGAAGAGTCACTGAGCGATGATGCCTTGCTGCAAGATGAcgacgaggaggaagacgacAACGAGCCTCGCTCCTGGCGCAGATGA
- the rbm26 gene encoding RNA-binding protein 26 isoform X3: MIIENLEIFKTWLSDTLEPICDADPSALAKYVVALVKKDKTEKELKALCIDQLDVFLQKETQQFVDKLFEAIDNKSYMPATEPIPSLIKVEKDEPKKEEPTREEERDKKVSRRVNNSPPSGSRYSRDGRRVDDRKRDERSRKRDYDRNPSRRDSYRDRYNRRRGRSRSYSRSRSRSWSKDRTRDRDRDRDRDRDRDRERERDRARSGSPNHSRTRSRSRSRDRDPGKLKHDHDRVDRLEGADGFNPTILVSTATTTHFAVPSLSSTITVIAPTHHHSNNTTESWSDFHPEHSVDRGPFRGPPPQPRKRCRDYDEKGFCMRGDMCPFDHGCDPVVVEDVGLPNILPFQPPPIPGVDGPPPPGLPPPPLMNPSTVNLGPPVPPPGTLPPSLPPIAGPPPPLPPLQPSGMDAPPNSITSAVPTIVTSGIRSSVPQIPTPLFPSGTYESDVYNPEAPSITNNSRPMYRRVNAQRPNLIGLTMGDMDQPHKDKVPNNSMRIVMDSSLRKRPAGPHGSHDGGILHKKPWFDRSNYNKPNHLGYHRRGPFNSPNTKLLVRQIPSELNNISKLNDHFSKFGTIVNLQVAYQNDAETALIQFASPDEAKRAIQNTEAVLNNRFIRVHWFRENGGDGAVQGMTHHMQQLQSQPAMPSATSLKQSVKDRLGPLLTTNAEPSQDSSVASQNPTKVSVKDRLGFSAKPATPVEKVFSTLGGLSKTVYNPAALKAVQKATDDSLKKKQEALRLQQDVRKKKQEILEKHIETQKLLISKLEKNKTMKAEDKAKIMETLGILTKSITKLQEEIKGISNRSTNLLNTVKSRAQAQKELLDTELDLYKKTQAGEDTALLKLKYTQLQIEAAKRGLLSTSRGRGISSRGRGATRARGRGARGRGRSAPMHAVVDHRPRALDISGFTETERVDLLPHFAQFGEIEDCKIDENSSRAIITYRTRAEAEQAALRGVKLNGHNLRLAWHKPLKTLNAVDANDVEPEEDEQYPEESLSDDALLQDDDEEEDDNEPRSWRR; encoded by the exons ATGATCATAGAAAATCTGGAGATTTTTAAAACATGGCTGTCTGACACGCTCGAGCCCAT CTGCGATGCTGACCCTTCAGCACTCGCCAAGTATGTTGTTGCCCTggtgaaaaaagacaaaactgaAAAAGAACTGAAAGCTTTATGCATTGATCAGTTGGACGTGTTTCTGCAGAAAG AGACCCAGCAATTTGTCGACAAGCTGTTTGAAGCCATAGACAACAAAAGTTACATGCCGGCGACGGAACCTATACCTTCCTTGATCAAAGTTGAAAAAGATGAGCCGAAAAAAGAAGAG ccaaCTCGAGAAGAAGAACGTGACAAAAAGGTTTCCCGAAGAGTAAATAACAGTCCTCCATCGGGTTCCCGTTACAGTAGAGATGGCAG GAGAGTAGATGATCGCAAGAGAGATGAACGTTCCAGGAAAAGAGATTATGACCGCAACCCATCCAGAAGGGACTCGTATCGTGATCGCTACAATCGAAGGAGGGGTCGCAGTCGTAGTTACAGTCGCAGCCGCAGTCGGAGTTGGAGCAAGGATCGTACTCGGGATCGAGATAGAGATCGTGACCGAGATCGCGaccgagacagagagagagaacggGACCGAGCACGGAGCGGGAGCCCCAATCACAGCAGGACTCGTTCAAGAAGCCGGAGTAGAG ACCGGGATCCTGGAAAGTTGAAGCATGATCACGATCGTGTGGACAGGTTGGAAGGAGCCGATGGCTTTAACCCGACTATTCTGGTTTCCACTGCGACAACCACCCACTTTGCTGTGCCATCGCTGAGCAGCACCATCACGGTCATTGCGCCCACGCATCATCACAGCAACAACACGACTGAAAGCTGGTCAGATTTCCACCCAGAGCACTCTGTGGATCGAGGCCCCTTCAGGGGCCCACCTCCTCAGCCAAGGAAACGCTGCCGTGACTATGATG AGAAAGGCTTCTGCATGAGGGGAGACATGTGCCCATTTGACCATGGATGTGACCCAGTGGTGGTGGAGGATGTCGGTCTGCCCAATATACTGCCCTTTCAACCCCCACCCATCCCAGGTGTGGATGGCCCTCCGCCCCCAGGCCTTCCACCTCCACCGCTAATGAACCCTTCAACTGTCAATCTGGGGCCTCCTGTGCCCCCACCAGGAACTCTCCCGCCAAGCCTTCCACCAATTGCAG gaccaccaccacctcttccTCCACTACAGCCATCTGGAATGGATGCCCCTCCAAACTCCATTACGAGTGCCGTTCCCACTATTGTGACCTCTGGCATACGTTCTTCAGTACCCCAAATACCGACACCACTCTTCCCTTCAG GTACCTATGAGAGTGATGTGTACAACCCTGAGGCCCCGAGTATCACTAATAATTCAAGGCCAATGTACCGCCGGGTCAATGCCCAGAGGCCCAACCTCATTGGCCTCACGATGGGGGATATGGACCAGCCACATAAAG ACAAGGTTCCAAACAACAGTATGAGAATTGTCATGGACTCTAGTCTGAGGAAGCGACCTGCTGGTCCACATGGTTCACATGATGGAGGCATTCTCCACAAGAAGCCTTGGTTTGACAG ATCTAATTATAATAAGCCTAACCACCTGGGCTATCATAGAAGAGGTCCCTTCAACTCTCCTAACACTAAGCTGCTGGTTCGGCAGATTCCTTCTGAACTCAATAACATCAGCAAACTCAACGATCATTTCAGCAAATTTGGAACAATTGTCAATCTGCAG gtggCCTACCAGAATGACGCCGAGACTGCACTGATTCAGTTTGCATCCCCAGATGAGGCCAAGAGAGCCATACAAAACACAGAGGCTGTCCTCAACAACCGCTTTATCCGAGTTCATTGGTTCCGGGAGAATGGGGGTGATGGAGCAGTGCAGGGAATGACTCACCACATGCAGCAGTTGCAATCACAGCCAGCTAtg CCCTCAGCGACGTCGCTTAAGCAGTCTGTCAAAGATCGCCTCGGGCCTCTTCTCACTACAAACGCTGAGCCTTCTCAGGACTCCAGCGTAGCTTCTcag AACCCTACAAAAGTCTCAGTGAAGGATCGTTTGGGTTTCTCTGCCAAACCTGCTACACCTGTTGAGAAG GTGTTTTCAACTTTGGGGGGCCTCTCAAAGACGGTATACAATCCTGCAGCCTTAAAAGCAGTCCAGAAAGCCACAGATGACTCtctgaaaaagaaacaa GAAGCTCTAAGGCTACAACAGGATGTACGAAAGAAGAAACAAGAAATACTTGAGAAGCACATTGAAACACAAAAG CTCCTGATCTCCAAACTTGAGAAGAACAAAACAATGAAAGCAGAGGATAAGGCCAAAATCATGGAAACCTTGGGCATTTTAACCAAAAGCATCACCAAACTACAAGAAGAGATTAAGGGCATCTCAAACCGTAGCACCAATCTGCTGAACACAGTCAAGAGCAGGGCCCAA GCTCAGAAGGAACTTCTTGATACTGAGTTAGATCTGTACAAGAAGACGCAAGCCGGAGAGGACACTGCTTTGTTGAAGCTTAAGTACACGCAGCTGCAGATTGAG GCTGCTAAAAGGGGACTCTTGTCCACAAGCCGTGGTCGTGGCATCTCTTCCCGAGGACGTGGTGCAACCAGGGCCCGTGGGAGAGGTGCCAGAGGCCGGGGAAGAAGCGCTCCAATGCATGCAGTAGTGGATCATCGTCCTCGAGCGCTGGATATTTCGGGTTTCACCGAGACGGAGCGGGTGGACCTGCTGCCGCATTTTGCT CAATTTGGAGAAATAGAAGATTGCAAGATTGATGAAAACAGCTCGCGTGCAATCATCACCTACAGGACAAGAGCTGAGGCCGAGCAG GCAGCCCTCCGTGGCGTCAAGTTGAACGGTCATAATTTACGGCTGGCCTGGCATAAGCCTCTCAAGACTCTTAATGCTGTTGATGCGAATGATGTCGAGCCAGAAGAGGATGAG CAGTACCCCGAAGAGTCACTGAGCGATGATGCCTTGCTGCAAGATGAcgacgaggaggaagacgacAACGAGCCTCGCTCCTGGCGCAGATGA
- the rbm26 gene encoding RNA-binding protein 26 isoform X1, with protein sequence MIIENLEIFKTWLSDTLEPICDADPSALAKYVVALVKKDKTEKELKALCIDQLDVFLQKETQQFVDKLFEAIDNKSYMPATEPIPSLIKVEKDEPKKEEPTREEERDKKVSRRVNNSPPSGSRYSRDGRRVDDRKRDERSRKRDYDRNPSRRDSYRDRYNRRRGRSRSYSRSRSRSWSKDRTRDRDRDRDRDRDRDRERERDRARSGSPNHSRTRSRSRSRDRDPGKLKHDHDRVDRLEGADGFNPTILVSTATTTHFAVPSLSSTITVIAPTHHHSNNTTESWSDFHPEHSVDRGPFRGPPPQPRKRCRDYDEKGFCMRGDMCPFDHGCDPVVVEDVGLPNILPFQPPPIPGVDGPPPPGLPPPPLMNPSTVNLGPPVPPPGTLPPSLPPIAGPPPPLPPLQPSGMDAPPNSITSAVPTIVTSGIRSSVPQIPTPLFPSGTYESDVYNPEAPSITNNSRPMYRRVNAQRPNLIGLTMGDMDQPHKDKVPNNSMRIVMDSSLRKRPAGPHGSHDGGILHKKPWFDRSNYNKPNHLGYHRRGPFNSPNTKLLVRQIPSELNNISKLNDHFSKFGTIVNLQVAYQNDAETALIQFASPDEAKRAIQNTEAVLNNRFIRVHWFRENGGDGAVQGMTHHMQQLQSQPAMQPSATSLKQSVKDRLGPLLTTNAEPSQDSSVASQNPTKVSVKDRLGFSAKPATPVEKVFSTLGGLSKTVYNPAALKAVQKATDDSLKKKQEALRLQQDVRKKKQEILEKHIETQKLLISKLEKNKTMKAEDKAKIMETLGILTKSITKLQEEIKGISNRSTNLLNTVKSRAQAQKELLDTELDLYKKTQAGEDTALLKLKYTQLQIEAAKRGLLSTSRGRGISSRGRGATRARGRGARGRGRSAPMHAVVDHRPRALDISGFTETERVDLLPHFAQFGEIEDCKIDENSSRAIITYRTRAEAEQAALRGVKLNGHNLRLAWHKPLKTLNAVDANDVEPEEDEQYPEESLSDDALLQDDDEEEDDNEPRSWRR encoded by the exons ATGATCATAGAAAATCTGGAGATTTTTAAAACATGGCTGTCTGACACGCTCGAGCCCAT CTGCGATGCTGACCCTTCAGCACTCGCCAAGTATGTTGTTGCCCTggtgaaaaaagacaaaactgaAAAAGAACTGAAAGCTTTATGCATTGATCAGTTGGACGTGTTTCTGCAGAAAG AGACCCAGCAATTTGTCGACAAGCTGTTTGAAGCCATAGACAACAAAAGTTACATGCCGGCGACGGAACCTATACCTTCCTTGATCAAAGTTGAAAAAGATGAGCCGAAAAAAGAAGAG ccaaCTCGAGAAGAAGAACGTGACAAAAAGGTTTCCCGAAGAGTAAATAACAGTCCTCCATCGGGTTCCCGTTACAGTAGAGATGGCAG GAGAGTAGATGATCGCAAGAGAGATGAACGTTCCAGGAAAAGAGATTATGACCGCAACCCATCCAGAAGGGACTCGTATCGTGATCGCTACAATCGAAGGAGGGGTCGCAGTCGTAGTTACAGTCGCAGCCGCAGTCGGAGTTGGAGCAAGGATCGTACTCGGGATCGAGATAGAGATCGTGACCGAGATCGCGaccgagacagagagagagaacggGACCGAGCACGGAGCGGGAGCCCCAATCACAGCAGGACTCGTTCAAGAAGCCGGAGTAGAG ACCGGGATCCTGGAAAGTTGAAGCATGATCACGATCGTGTGGACAGGTTGGAAGGAGCCGATGGCTTTAACCCGACTATTCTGGTTTCCACTGCGACAACCACCCACTTTGCTGTGCCATCGCTGAGCAGCACCATCACGGTCATTGCGCCCACGCATCATCACAGCAACAACACGACTGAAAGCTGGTCAGATTTCCACCCAGAGCACTCTGTGGATCGAGGCCCCTTCAGGGGCCCACCTCCTCAGCCAAGGAAACGCTGCCGTGACTATGATG AGAAAGGCTTCTGCATGAGGGGAGACATGTGCCCATTTGACCATGGATGTGACCCAGTGGTGGTGGAGGATGTCGGTCTGCCCAATATACTGCCCTTTCAACCCCCACCCATCCCAGGTGTGGATGGCCCTCCGCCCCCAGGCCTTCCACCTCCACCGCTAATGAACCCTTCAACTGTCAATCTGGGGCCTCCTGTGCCCCCACCAGGAACTCTCCCGCCAAGCCTTCCACCAATTGCAG gaccaccaccacctcttccTCCACTACAGCCATCTGGAATGGATGCCCCTCCAAACTCCATTACGAGTGCCGTTCCCACTATTGTGACCTCTGGCATACGTTCTTCAGTACCCCAAATACCGACACCACTCTTCCCTTCAG GTACCTATGAGAGTGATGTGTACAACCCTGAGGCCCCGAGTATCACTAATAATTCAAGGCCAATGTACCGCCGGGTCAATGCCCAGAGGCCCAACCTCATTGGCCTCACGATGGGGGATATGGACCAGCCACATAAAG ACAAGGTTCCAAACAACAGTATGAGAATTGTCATGGACTCTAGTCTGAGGAAGCGACCTGCTGGTCCACATGGTTCACATGATGGAGGCATTCTCCACAAGAAGCCTTGGTTTGACAG ATCTAATTATAATAAGCCTAACCACCTGGGCTATCATAGAAGAGGTCCCTTCAACTCTCCTAACACTAAGCTGCTGGTTCGGCAGATTCCTTCTGAACTCAATAACATCAGCAAACTCAACGATCATTTCAGCAAATTTGGAACAATTGTCAATCTGCAG gtggCCTACCAGAATGACGCCGAGACTGCACTGATTCAGTTTGCATCCCCAGATGAGGCCAAGAGAGCCATACAAAACACAGAGGCTGTCCTCAACAACCGCTTTATCCGAGTTCATTGGTTCCGGGAGAATGGGGGTGATGGAGCAGTGCAGGGAATGACTCACCACATGCAGCAGTTGCAATCACAGCCAGCTAtg CAGCCCTCAGCGACGTCGCTTAAGCAGTCTGTCAAAGATCGCCTCGGGCCTCTTCTCACTACAAACGCTGAGCCTTCTCAGGACTCCAGCGTAGCTTCTcag AACCCTACAAAAGTCTCAGTGAAGGATCGTTTGGGTTTCTCTGCCAAACCTGCTACACCTGTTGAGAAG GTGTTTTCAACTTTGGGGGGCCTCTCAAAGACGGTATACAATCCTGCAGCCTTAAAAGCAGTCCAGAAAGCCACAGATGACTCtctgaaaaagaaacaa GAAGCTCTAAGGCTACAACAGGATGTACGAAAGAAGAAACAAGAAATACTTGAGAAGCACATTGAAACACAAAAG CTCCTGATCTCCAAACTTGAGAAGAACAAAACAATGAAAGCAGAGGATAAGGCCAAAATCATGGAAACCTTGGGCATTTTAACCAAAAGCATCACCAAACTACAAGAAGAGATTAAGGGCATCTCAAACCGTAGCACCAATCTGCTGAACACAGTCAAGAGCAGGGCCCAA GCTCAGAAGGAACTTCTTGATACTGAGTTAGATCTGTACAAGAAGACGCAAGCCGGAGAGGACACTGCTTTGTTGAAGCTTAAGTACACGCAGCTGCAGATTGAG GCTGCTAAAAGGGGACTCTTGTCCACAAGCCGTGGTCGTGGCATCTCTTCCCGAGGACGTGGTGCAACCAGGGCCCGTGGGAGAGGTGCCAGAGGCCGGGGAAGAAGCGCTCCAATGCATGCAGTAGTGGATCATCGTCCTCGAGCGCTGGATATTTCGGGTTTCACCGAGACGGAGCGGGTGGACCTGCTGCCGCATTTTGCT CAATTTGGAGAAATAGAAGATTGCAAGATTGATGAAAACAGCTCGCGTGCAATCATCACCTACAGGACAAGAGCTGAGGCCGAGCAG GCAGCCCTCCGTGGCGTCAAGTTGAACGGTCATAATTTACGGCTGGCCTGGCATAAGCCTCTCAAGACTCTTAATGCTGTTGATGCGAATGATGTCGAGCCAGAAGAGGATGAG CAGTACCCCGAAGAGTCACTGAGCGATGATGCCTTGCTGCAAGATGAcgacgaggaggaagacgacAACGAGCCTCGCTCCTGGCGCAGATGA